Part of the candidate division KSB1 bacterium genome is shown below.
TTTCGCAGTTCGGCCGCAAAGGTGAAAAGCAGAGATTTATCGAACGCTTGCAGGCGTTCGACTTTTTGACGTTGATGGGAGCAGCGGCGGCCACGACCAATTTGGGAATTCCGCTGGCAGCCAGCGGGCAGAATATGGGCTACCGGAAATCGCTTTTTATGCAGGTGGGCGGCTATCGGCGCGTGGCGCGCCGTGTTTCCGGCGACGACGTTCTTCTTCTGCAACTGTTGCTCCGATTGACCGGTTGCCGAGCGCGTTTTGCCGACGATCCTCTTGCCTTTGCCGTCTCGCAGCCGCAGCCCAATCTGGCTGCGCTCATCAATCAGCGCAAAAGATGGGCGTCGAACGGCGCCTATCAGCTGATACTCAATCCGCTGTTCTTCGCTTATCTGGCGCTGGTGCTGCTCTTTAACCTTTCTTTGGCAGTCGGATTAGTCGGCGCAGCCGTCACGGGCGCCGGAGTTGCAGCCGTTGCCGCCTGCTTTGCCTCCCGCGCCCTGTTCGAGGGTCTGATTGCATTTCGCAGCGCCGTCAAATTTTCACGGACCGATCTGTTGCCTTATTTCCCTTTATGGCTCCTTGTGCAGATTCCTTATATCGTCGGCGTCGGCTTGGCAGGCACCTTCGGTCGGTTTACTTGGAAAGATCGGGTTCATAATGCACAGAATTTGTGAAGCAGCAAAGGATCTATTAAAGCTTTCGGCTATTGCGCTCGCGCTTTCGCCGCTTGCGTTGTTGGCTGAGGATGTAAAATCGCCTTACGGCTTTGCCTACGCCGATGCCTGGATAAACGAGCGGTTAAGTTATGTGATGTATTATAAAGGTCTGCCGACAGCCCGCGCTCTTATTTCGCTGAAGCAACAGAACGGTCGATACATCGCGGAGTTGACCGTGCGGACCCGGCCGATGTTCGATTCGCTGTTCAAAATCAACAACATTTACCGTACCGTTTTCGATCGAGAAGGTCTTTATCGCGTTGACAAGCGGATCGATCAGAAGAATATTCGTCAAGATTTGGTCATCGACTATGACCGAACCGCCTTGCGGGCGCAAGCCGACAATGGGATTTCTTGGCCGATTCAGCCTCAATGCACTCAGCTGCTGGCCATGCTTTATGAACTTCGTGGGCGCAATCCGCAAGCAGGAGAAAAGTTGTCTTTTCTCCTTGACGTCGAAAGCCAACTTTGGCGTATAGAAGCCGTGACCGAGCAAAGCAGCCGAAAAGGGGAACGGCTGTTCGTCTTTGATTTTACCGCGGCAGCTCCGCCTCAACCTCGCCCATGGCGAACCGACTTGCTGACCAATCGGCTCGCCGGTCCGCAATCTCGGCTGCTCATACGCCTCGGGCCGCCGCCGCAAAATTTGCCCATACTTATTTCCTTCGGCGGACCAGACGGTCGAGTCGATATGAAGTTGGAGCGGTGACGACGTGATAGTTTTCGTGATTCCCATTCTATTGTACATCCTTTCGGCTTTGATCCTGCTTCGTCCGCAGCGCCCGCCCCGCGTCGAATGGGAGCCGACGGTGGACGTCATTGTGGCGGCCCGCAATGAGGAGCGGCTGCTGTCGGGCTGTTTGGAGGCCATCGCTCAGCTGGATTATCCGGCCGAAAAGCTGTGCATCTGGCTGGTCAACGATGCTTCGAATGACGGGACGCTCGCCGTCATGGAAAGCTTTGCCTCTATGGGTCGAAATGTCAAAATAGTCAACCTTTTCCCGAACGAAAAAAAGAAACCCGGCAAAGCCGGGGCACTGGCGGAAGCGCTGGCGCGCTCAACTGGCGAGATCGTCTGCATTACCGACGCCGACTGCCGGCCCTCGCCATCTTGGGTGCGCGGTCTAGTAGGCTGCTTTGACGCGACCACCGCAGTCGTCGGCGGGTTGACCCTGCTGCAGCCTGCGCATACCCTCGGACAGGCGGTGCAGGCGCTCGACTGGCTGCTGCTGCTTTCGGCAGCCGCCGGCGTTTCACAGCTCGGTCTGCCGATCTCTTGGGTCGGCAACAACCTCGCCTTTCGCCGCAGCGCTTATCTGCAAATCGGCGGCTTTACGGCGCTGCCGGACACCTTGGTGGAAGATTTTGCCCTCATCCAGGCTGTACGGCGATCCACCTCCCTAAAATGCCGATTCTATCTCATTCCGGAAAGCGTCGTCGTCAGCCGGCCGGCTGAAACTCTGCCGGATCTCTATTTCCAACGCCGACGATGGAGCACCGGCGTGCGCCATGCCCCTCCGATGGGCTTGCTGTTAATGTCGATCGCTTTTGCCGCCCATGCGGCGCCCCTTTTCGCTTTCTTTCGTACACCCTGGGCGGTCGCCCTTTTGGTGCCGAAAGCCGTGGTTGATCTGCTGCTGATACGCCGCGCGCAAAAAGCGGCGCAAGTTGCTGCTCCGTTGCGGAAATTTCTCGCCTTTGAGGTCTACTTCATCATCTATACGCTGGTTTTGCCTTTTCTCATGCTCCTGGATCGCCGTATACGGTGGAAGGACGCCCGATATACCATCGGGAGGTCGGCATGAAATTGCCGCCGATTCTCCTGCACTATTATATCACCGAGCGCTGCAACTGCCGTTGCCGCTTTTGCTCGATTTGGCAAAATCCTGCTGCTCAAGATGCGCGCTTATCGGATGTGGTGACCAACCTGCGCGCCGCCGCCCGCATCGGCGTACGCTTTGTCGATTTCACCGGCGGCGAACCGCTGCTGCATGACGAACTGCCGACTATGCTGGCCGAGGCCAAAAGGCTCGGTCTGCGGACTTCGGTCACTACCAACGGCCTGCGCTATCCCGATATGGCAAAGGAGCTGCGCGGCCGTATCGATTTTCTTCACTTTTCGCTTGACGCTCTGGATGAATCTCTGCATGACGAGCTGCGCGGCCGCCAAGTATTCCGGCAAGTCATGCATAATATCGACCTGGCGCGCACTCTGGGCGAAAAGCCCGATTTATTGTTCACCATAACGCCGCTAAACCGCAATCAGCTGCAGCCTATGATTCGATTCGCGCAAAGAATCGGCCTGATGCTGATCGTCAACCC
Proteins encoded:
- a CDS encoding glycosyltransferase produces the protein MAIIIPIAVVLTALYCLLIAVFLFGLAIKPVDRSQEKFSVTVVIAARNEENNIGGILDDLVNQTFDASLFEVIVADDHSTDKTAERVLSYSRRYPFIRLLKVGEIPPAFSPKKFALQQAVEAARGEIILATDADCRVGPNWIRAMVSFFTPEVGFVIGFSQFGRKGEKQRFIERLQAFDFLTLMGAAAATTNLGIPLAASGQNMGYRKSLFMQVGGYRRVARRVSGDDVLLLQLLLRLTGCRARFADDPLAFAVSQPQPNLAALINQRKRWASNGAYQLILNPLFFAYLALVLLFNLSLAVGLVGAAVTGAGVAAVAACFASRALFEGLIAFRSAVKFSRTDLLPYFPLWLLVQIPYIVGVGLAGTFGRFTWKDRVHNAQNL
- a CDS encoding DUF3108 domain-containing protein, whose protein sequence is MHRICEAAKDLLKLSAIALALSPLALLAEDVKSPYGFAYADAWINERLSYVMYYKGLPTARALISLKQQNGRYIAELTVRTRPMFDSLFKINNIYRTVFDREGLYRVDKRIDQKNIRQDLVIDYDRTALRAQADNGISWPIQPQCTQLLAMLYELRGRNPQAGEKLSFLLDVESQLWRIEAVTEQSSRKGERLFVFDFTAAAPPQPRPWRTDLLTNRLAGPQSRLLIRLGPPPQNLPILISFGGPDGRVDMKLER
- a CDS encoding glycosyltransferase, producing MIVFVIPILLYILSALILLRPQRPPRVEWEPTVDVIVAARNEERLLSGCLEAIAQLDYPAEKLCIWLVNDASNDGTLAVMESFASMGRNVKIVNLFPNEKKKPGKAGALAEALARSTGEIVCITDADCRPSPSWVRGLVGCFDATTAVVGGLTLLQPAHTLGQAVQALDWLLLLSAAAGVSQLGLPISWVGNNLAFRRSAYLQIGGFTALPDTLVEDFALIQAVRRSTSLKCRFYLIPESVVVSRPAETLPDLYFQRRRWSTGVRHAPPMGLLLMSIAFAAHAAPLFAFFRTPWAVALLVPKAVVDLLLIRRAQKAAQVAAPLRKFLAFEVYFIIYTLVLPFLMLLDRRIRWKDARYTIGRSA